The Podospora pseudopauciseta strain CBS 411.78 chromosome 2 map unlocalized CBS411.78m_2, whole genome shotgun sequence genome has a window encoding:
- a CDS encoding uncharacterized protein (EggNog:ENOG503P4T1; COG:S), protein MAYQLPPLPQPIAVFDQFLARQTETLVIKEKFLDSFDIKTHTGQPVLRVQGQLLSMRGRKTVTDLGGAHLFDIVKEMLHIHATFAANSQSGERLLEVKSGFALVGSKARATFTNRRTGQPVTLFMKGNWFDTSADIVDEATGAVVARIDRKLLNMREAFLGQQTYHLTVAPGADMAVLVAMCIALDEKNNEGQGGFCTVM, encoded by the exons atGGCCTACCAACTACCCCCCTTACCGCAGCCCATCGCGGTGTTCGACCAGTTTCTCGCTCGGCAAACCGAAACACTGGTCATCAAGGAGAAGTTTCTCGACAGCTTTGACATCAAGACACACACAGGGCAACCTGTGCTTCGAGTTCAGGGTCAGCTGCTGTCTATGAGAGGACGAAAGACGGTCACGGATTTGGGGGGTGCTCATCTATTCGACATCGTCAAGGAGATGCTCCACATACACGCCACATTTGCTGCAAATAGCCAATCTGGGGAGAGGCtgttggaggtgaagagTGGTTTTGCTT TGGTCGGTTCCAAAGCTAGAGCAACATTTACAAACAGGCGAACTGGCCAGCCTGTCACTCTTTTTATGAAGGGCAACTGGTTTGACACGTCGGCGGATATTGTTGATGAGGCCACTGGCGCCGTGGTTGCGAGGATTGACCGTAAGTTGCTGAACATGAGGGAGGCGTTCCTTGGTCAGCAGACGTACCACCTCACGGTTGCGCCAGGGGCTGATATGGCTGTTCTGGTCGCTATGTGCATTGCCCTTGATGAAAAGAACAATGAGGGACAGGGTGGGTTCTGCACGGTGATgtga